aggactatattcttgttttatgttctgaaaagtttgttctagtgttggaaggcatgGATTGTTGTGGGGCATGGTGGGGTGCTGCAGAGTCGGTTGTGGCGTCTGCTCTGGAGAAGCGCTGGCATCTCTGTGTCCGGGGGCCTGACCTGGAGTGGGGCCGGGCAGAGGGGCGCAGCACCGCCACTTTGGGGAAACAGGACTCCACAGCACGGCCTCGAactccctgggctgtttcaagGTCGCCCCACACACCATGCCTCAAGGGCCAGGGACCAGGGGCAGACGTGGAGGTAACTGCATCCCCACCTCCGGCTCCTCAGCGGAGCTCACAAGCCAGGCCGGCTCCAATCCCGAGgcataatttatttgtaaaaaaaaaaatcgataagctgcaatttaataaaatgaaaatcttatgatctgTGACAGGAAAAAGTCAAAAAAACCCAGCAAGCTCCAGactcagaaaatcttgaaaaaaaggatctctttccaaaagatacatgtgaaaaacaattgtgttctaaatatacaaagaacacttgaaatcaacagtgaagaaaataacttaattaagaaaacactGAGTCCTATAATAAACCCATCACTACCGAAAATAGATTgcaggggaagagcaagatggcagaggtataggaggcctaaatttcttctggtcctaGGAATTAAGCTAGATagtgatcaaaccattctgaacatctacgaactcaacaggatatcgaagagaagaatagcagcaactctctgaacagaaaagcgaccagaaaagcctctccctggaactaaagtgtcacatattgactccaacCCTTCCTGTAACAGGCTAGGacttagctggggagggggggttgaggatcatatttgaaaataaaaatgcctgatctagaagacaaatactttgtcatcagcttgtcttatatttcacttttcattggataaaaacaaaacaaaacaaacaaagaaacttgtcatttctagtgaaatagacatttacattcctgttcagagaaaaaaagaaaaaggccacctcaactaacaaatgtttttaaagtgtatattcacttaaagcagtacagagtggattaacattggc
This region of Neomonachus schauinslandi unplaced genomic scaffold, ASM220157v2 HiC_scaffold_6404, whole genome shotgun sequence genomic DNA includes:
- the LOC123324005 gene encoding akirin-1-like; amino-acid sequence: MVCGATLKQPREFEAVLWSPVSPKWRCCAPLPGPTPGQAPGHRDASASPEQTPQPTLQHPTMPHNNPCLPTLEQTFQNIKQEYSPYQRWRHLEAVLNQSEACTLESQPHSSALTAPSTTGSSGMKKDPPSFPLPQVRIICEHLLKDYEDNIREEYEQILNTKL